In Labrus mixtus chromosome 3, fLabMix1.1, whole genome shotgun sequence, a single window of DNA contains:
- the LOC132969134 gene encoding complement factor H-like has translation MRSTVILLFLQLWGNVKVSLSQNDCSQLPDIPHAHVSDNTKKDEYQQGNVIRFTCETGYISGPPIRYVCSEGGWIAVHEGTCYLKPCELPDDTPNGYYEIIKGEDFVFGTTIKYFCNRGYQMVSKDDTRTCLLDRWTNHVPICGPVSCEHPSADGRITVKGFNENEELILPDRFLTFSCDDPRTYLNGSSVLICGHEGEWDHPFPTCEDITCTVGETDPRLTVTGPIIANKTVNVGHNLRFQCDDQYSLEGPEVIECLQNGQWNKAFPTCTDRCKFTVLPPGIRITPPRPPNNQVRQGQKINFECPSNRHGHVLRGNKTVECLAGGQWSDQFPTCGPPEGCGRPPPLANGDTKNSAHSKYRHNEWVEYGCQSSYTMNGRPYKTCNNGEWTGQMKCLRPCTVTREIMNRYNIHFSYSNDEKLYARHDEGLTFSCNYGRQRVSLLGMRQVCNDGVMQLPSCQ, from the exons ATGCGATCGACTGTTATCCTTTTGTTTCTCCAGCTGTGGGGGAATGTTAAAGTTTCCTTGTCACAGAACG ACTGTTCACAGCTCCCAGATATTCCTCACGCCCATGTCTCAGACAACaccaaaaaagatgaatatcaGCAAGGAAATGTGATTCGCTTTACTTGTGAAACAGGATATATATCAGGTCCCCCCATCAGATATGTGTGCTCAGAAGGCGGCTGGATAGCAGTCCATGAAGGAACCTGCTACT taAAGCCATGTGAACTTCCTGATGATACTCCCAACGGCTACTATGAAATAATCAAGGGTGAAGACTTTGTTTTTGGAACAACGATCAAATACTTTTGTAATAGAGG GTATCAGATGGTGAGCAAGGATGACACAAGGACATGTTTGCTGGACAGATGGACCAATCACGTGCCAATATGTGGTC CTGTGAGCTGTGAGCATCCGTCTGCAGATGGACGGATTACAGTAAAAggttttaatgaaaatgaagagCTCATACTTCCTGACCGTTTCCTCACGTTCAGCTGTGATGATCCTAGGACTTATCTTAACGGCAGTTCAGTGCTGATATGTGGTCATGAAGGGGAGTGGGACCATCCATTTCCCACTTGTGAAg ATATAACTTGTACTGTTGGCGAGACGGATCCCCGTCTCACTGTAACTGGACCAATCATTGCAAATAAAACCGTTAACGTTGGACATAATCTACGGTTCCAATGCGATGATCAATACTCACTGGAGGGGCCAGAAGTCATCGAATGTTTACAAAATGGGCAGTGGAATAAAGCCTTTCCAACATGTACTG ACAGATGCAAGTTCACAGTGTTACCACCCGGCATACGCATCACCCCTCCTCGACCACCTAACAACCAAGTAAGACAAGGACAAAAAATTAACTTTGAATGTCCCAGCAATCGGCACGGACACGTTCTTCGAGGGAACAAGACGGTTGAATGTTTAGCTGGCGGACAGTGGAGTGATCAGTTCCCAACATGCGGAC ctcctgaagGCTGTGGGAGACCACCACCCCTTGCAAATGGAGACACCAAGAACAGTGCCCACTCTAAGTACAGACACAACGAGTGGGTTGAGTATGGCTGTCAGAGTTCATATACCATGAATGGCAGACCTTATAAAACCTGCAACAATGGTGAATGGACTGGACAGATGAAATGCCTCA GGCCCTGCACTGTGACCAGAGAAATCATGAATAGATACAATATTCACTTCAGTTACTCTAATGACGAGAAGCTGTATGCACGTCATGATGAGGGACTAACATTCAGTTGTAACTATGGAAGACAACGTGTCAGTTTACTGGGTATGCGTCAAGTTTGTAATGATGGTGTTATGCAACTTCCCTCCTGCCagtaa